Proteins found in one Serinicoccus marinus DSM 15273 genomic segment:
- a CDS encoding ATP-binding cassette domain-containing protein produces the protein MADSETPAVELRGVCRDFRRPRTSLREAPPVVRAVRDVTLTIGQGERFGIVGESGSGKSTLLRLICGLDRPTSGEVLVEGRPVGDQPARRLGWLREKLQLVFQDPMSSLDPRMRVRDIVAEPLVAHGIGGDHGARVRELLERVGLDPDAADRYPHQFSGGQRQRISVARALAPDPDILVADEPVSALDVSVRAQVLNLVDEVVDGLDLTLVFVSHDLSVVRHVCDRVAVMQDGQVVEVGETEQLFAEPQHAYTRSLLAAIPDLHAALAGRTAQDLARGASRD, from the coding sequence GTGGCTGACTCCGAGACCCCCGCCGTCGAGCTCCGCGGGGTGTGCCGTGACTTCCGCCGCCCGCGCACGTCGCTGCGCGAGGCGCCCCCGGTCGTCCGCGCGGTGCGCGACGTCACCCTGACCATCGGGCAGGGCGAGCGCTTCGGGATCGTCGGCGAGTCCGGGTCGGGCAAGTCGACGCTGCTGCGGCTGATCTGCGGGCTGGACCGGCCGACGTCGGGAGAGGTGCTGGTCGAGGGGCGCCCGGTCGGCGACCAGCCGGCGCGGCGCCTCGGGTGGCTGCGGGAGAAGCTGCAGCTCGTCTTCCAGGACCCGATGAGCAGCCTCGACCCGCGGATGCGGGTGCGCGACATCGTCGCCGAGCCGCTGGTGGCGCACGGCATCGGCGGCGACCACGGGGCGCGGGTGCGCGAGCTGCTGGAGCGGGTGGGCCTCGACCCGGACGCCGCCGACCGCTACCCGCACCAGTTCTCCGGAGGGCAGCGCCAGCGGATCTCGGTGGCTCGCGCGCTCGCGCCCGACCCGGACATCCTCGTCGCCGACGAGCCGGTGTCGGCGCTGGACGTGTCGGTCCGGGCCCAGGTGCTCAACCTCGTCGACGAGGTGGTCGACGGGCTCGACCTCACCCTCGTCTTCGTCAGCCACGACCTGTCCGTGGTGCGCCACGTGTGCGACCGGGTCGCGGTGATGCAGGACGGGCAGGTCGTCGAGGTGGGGGAGACCGAGCAGCTCTTCGCCGAGCCGCAGCACGCATACACCCGGTCGTTGCTGGCCGCCATCCCCGACCTGCACGCCGCCCTGGCCGGTCGCACCGCGCAGGACCTCGCGCGCGGCGCCTCGCGCGACTGA
- a CDS encoding ABC transporter ATP-binding protein, whose amino-acid sequence MSTEAAQEASGERTVLAVEGLDVGTRHTPLLHDVSFSIDRGERVGLIGESGSGKSLTALAVMGLLGEGLRASGDVRLSGRTPAARNLLDVGEREMARLRGDAMSMVFQEPMTALNPTMRVGAQVAEVMRMHGTRDKAGARRRVVELLDQVGLPDAAHLARSYPHELSGGQRQRVVLAIALANDPALLICDEPTTALDVTVQATVLDLVVRGVEQRDAAMLFITHDLAVVATVCERVLVMYGGRIVEAGPVGEVFSDPRHRYTQGLIGASDLAGGEGRRARAALPTIPGTVPPAGRFPDGCVFRSRCDHANDRCEALPPWTARGEHPAGELAHGFACHHPAGETTAEKEGSRG is encoded by the coding sequence GTGAGCACCGAGGCGGCGCAAGAGGCCAGCGGCGAGCGCACGGTGCTGGCGGTGGAGGGGCTCGACGTGGGGACCCGGCATACCCCGTTGCTGCACGACGTCTCCTTCTCCATCGACCGGGGCGAGCGGGTCGGGCTCATCGGGGAGTCCGGGTCGGGCAAGTCGCTCACCGCGCTCGCGGTCATGGGGCTGCTCGGCGAGGGGCTGCGGGCGAGCGGTGACGTGCGGCTGTCCGGGCGGACCCCCGCCGCGCGCAACCTGCTCGACGTCGGCGAGCGCGAGATGGCGCGGCTGCGCGGTGACGCGATGTCGATGGTCTTCCAGGAGCCGATGACGGCGCTCAACCCGACCATGCGGGTCGGTGCCCAGGTCGCCGAGGTGATGCGGATGCACGGCACCCGCGACAAGGCCGGGGCGCGACGACGGGTCGTCGAGCTGCTCGACCAGGTGGGGCTGCCCGACGCGGCGCACCTGGCCCGGTCCTACCCGCACGAGCTCTCCGGTGGCCAACGGCAGCGGGTCGTGCTCGCGATCGCGCTCGCCAACGACCCCGCCCTGCTCATCTGCGACGAACCGACCACCGCCCTCGACGTGACCGTCCAGGCCACCGTGCTCGACCTCGTGGTGCGCGGTGTCGAGCAGCGGGACGCCGCGATGCTCTTCATCACCCACGACCTCGCCGTCGTCGCGACGGTGTGCGAGCGGGTGCTCGTGATGTACGGCGGGCGCATCGTCGAGGCAGGCCCCGTCGGTGAGGTCTTCTCCGACCCGCGCCACCGGTATACGCAGGGCCTCATCGGCGCCTCCGACCTCGCCGGCGGGGAGGGTCGCCGAGCCCGGGCCGCGCTGCCGACGATCCCCGGCACGGTGCCCCCCGCCGGCCGCTTCCCCGACGGGTGCGTCTTCCGCAGCCGGTGCGACCACGCCAACGACCGCTGCGAGGCGTTGCCACCGTGGACGGCGCGCGGCGAGCACCCCGCGGGGGAGCTCGCGCACGGCTTCGCCTGCCACCACCCGGCGGGCGAGACCACCGCCGAGAAGGAGGGGAGCCGTGGCTGA
- a CDS encoding type II toxin-antitoxin system PemK/MazF family toxin, with protein MGEGAGPPSPGDICWAWLDPVSGGEQGGRRPVVVVSGRGYLDVVDELAMVVPVTRVDRGWENHVAVEAGVVSGFAMTEQVRTLSRQRLQGIVGDVEDDVLREIRRWLADFLELGEPWPGLP; from the coding sequence ATGGGTGAGGGCGCTGGGCCACCGTCGCCGGGGGACATCTGCTGGGCCTGGCTCGATCCGGTGAGCGGTGGGGAGCAGGGTGGGCGTCGCCCGGTGGTCGTGGTGAGCGGCCGCGGCTACCTGGACGTGGTCGATGAGCTCGCCATGGTGGTTCCCGTCACCCGCGTCGACCGGGGGTGGGAGAACCATGTCGCGGTGGAGGCTGGTGTGGTGTCCGGCTTCGCCATGACCGAGCAGGTCCGGACCCTCTCGCGGCAGCGGCTGCAGGGCATCGTGGGTGACGTCGAGGATGACGTCCTGCGCGAGATCCGCAGGTGGCTCGCGGACTTCTTGGAGCTGGGTGAACCGTGGCCGGGGTTGCCGTGA
- a CDS encoding type II toxin-antitoxin system PemK/MazF family toxin, whose product MLRGEIRLVDLDPTRGSEADKRRPAVLVSNDRANTTAARLGRGVVTVVPVTSAVERIYPFQVLLPADETSLRVDSKAQAEQVRSVDVRRVGAAVGRVPTPLMVDLEDALRVHLAL is encoded by the coding sequence ATGCTCCGAGGTGAGATCCGCCTCGTCGACCTCGATCCGACGAGAGGCAGCGAGGCCGACAAGCGTCGGCCGGCGGTGCTCGTCAGCAACGACCGTGCCAACACCACAGCAGCGCGCCTCGGGCGTGGGGTCGTGACGGTGGTGCCCGTGACGAGCGCCGTCGAACGCATCTACCCCTTCCAGGTGCTCCTGCCCGCCGACGAGACCTCCCTGCGTGTCGACTCCAAGGCCCAGGCGGAGCAGGTCCGCTCGGTGGACGTGCGACGGGTCGGGGCGGCCGTCGGTCGGGTGCCGACACCGCTCATGGTCGACCTCGAGGACGCCTTGCGGGTGCACCTCGCTCTGTGA
- a CDS encoding ribbon-helix-helix domain-containing protein codes for MKVSISLSAEDLGALDRYARQAGLASRSAAVQAAIRRLPDAEIENDYAQAWDEWAKGDGGRWESVVGDGLADAPR; via the coding sequence ATGAAGGTGAGTATCAGCCTGAGCGCCGAGGACCTCGGGGCCCTGGACAGGTATGCCCGCCAGGCCGGCCTGGCCTCCCGCTCGGCAGCCGTCCAGGCTGCCATCCGACGGCTGCCCGACGCCGAGATCGAGAACGACTACGCCCAGGCGTGGGACGAGTGGGCGAAGGGCGACGGCGGTCGCTGGGAGTCGGTTGTCGGTGACGGACTTGCCGATGCTCCGAGGTGA
- the vapC gene encoding type II toxin-antitoxin system VapC family toxin, producing the protein MILADTSAWVEYDRATGSPVDERMAELIASGSSLAVTEPVMMEVLARARTADREDDLRRLLLSVTLLPVEPVADFDAAARIYRRCRESGVTPRGLLNCLIAAVGWRHGASLLAHDVDLDRVAGVVGLPLDDASLRA; encoded by the coding sequence GTGATCCTGGCGGACACCTCGGCCTGGGTCGAGTACGACCGGGCAACAGGAAGTCCCGTCGATGAGCGGATGGCCGAGCTGATCGCCTCCGGATCATCGCTCGCCGTCACCGAGCCGGTCATGATGGAGGTGCTGGCCAGGGCCCGGACCGCGGACCGCGAGGACGACCTGCGCCGGCTCCTCCTCAGCGTCACGTTGCTGCCTGTCGAGCCGGTCGCCGACTTCGACGCGGCGGCGCGGATCTACCGGCGCTGTCGGGAGTCGGGGGTCACGCCACGAGGGCTGCTGAACTGTCTCATCGCTGCCGTCGGGTGGCGACACGGGGCTTCGCTGCTCGCCCACGACGTCGACCTCGACCGCGTCGCAGGAGTCGTGGGTCTGCCGCTCGACGACGCCTCGCTCCGCGCCTGA
- a CDS encoding type II toxin-antitoxin system VapB family antitoxin yields MSRVRTNIEIDNSYVETIMDRYGVRTKTDAVDLALRHLAGQPMSRQEALAMRGARAIEEVPDDLPPQGVA; encoded by the coding sequence ATGAGCAGGGTGAGGACCAATATCGAGATCGACAACTCCTACGTCGAGACGATCATGGACCGCTACGGGGTGAGGACGAAGACCGACGCTGTCGACCTGGCGCTGCGGCACCTGGCCGGGCAGCCGATGTCGAGGCAGGAGGCGCTCGCCATGCGCGGGGCTCGCGCCATCGAGGAGGTCCCGGACGACCTCCCGCCGCAAGGCGTCGCGTGA
- a CDS encoding FtsX-like permease family protein, which yields MRWVLVVREAVATAWASKVPSALVGLLVAVMCAATIATVGRTAAAEQQLTDRLDEAGSRVLAVADARGDGLLPPTVVDQASTLSTVEREVGTLIPVDVVNGVIGQGGTRVPAWGVHGDLAAVANLQAGRWPGPGEAIVTDTAMTQLGMADPAGWVALASTTQVDDWSVVGTFTPRDPFGDYAAGVLYVAPADQPVDAVQVVLTDASAAQATQASVLGLVDPPTPDAVTITSPVSLADLQAQVTGDLAAFGATLLLGVLGGGALLVAIVVLADVLVRRKDLGRRRALGATRATIITLVIGRTLAPAILGAALGVAAGLALAARLGPDTIPPADFTTATATLALIAATTAAIPPALYAATRDPVRVLRTP from the coding sequence GTGAGGTGGGTGCTGGTGGTGCGGGAGGCGGTCGCGACGGCGTGGGCGTCCAAGGTGCCCTCGGCGCTGGTCGGGTTACTGGTCGCGGTGATGTGCGCGGCCACGATCGCGACGGTGGGCCGGACCGCCGCCGCGGAGCAACAGCTGACGGACCGGTTGGACGAGGCCGGGTCGCGGGTCCTCGCCGTTGCCGATGCCCGCGGTGACGGTCTGTTGCCGCCGACGGTGGTGGACCAGGCGAGCACCCTGTCGACGGTCGAGCGTGAGGTGGGGACCCTGATCCCGGTCGATGTCGTCAACGGGGTCATCGGGCAGGGCGGGACCCGGGTGCCCGCGTGGGGGGTGCACGGTGACCTCGCCGCGGTCGCCAACCTGCAGGCAGGGCGTTGGCCCGGCCCGGGCGAGGCGATCGTCACCGACACCGCGATGACACAGCTCGGGATGGCCGACCCGGCCGGGTGGGTCGCGTTGGCCTCGACCACCCAGGTCGACGACTGGTCGGTGGTCGGGACGTTCACCCCCAGGGACCCGTTCGGTGACTACGCCGCTGGGGTGCTGTACGTCGCGCCGGCCGACCAACCGGTGGACGCGGTGCAGGTGGTGCTGACCGACGCATCCGCCGCGCAGGCCACCCAGGCCAGTGTCCTGGGCCTGGTCGACCCGCCCACCCCGGATGCGGTCACCATCACCTCCCCTGTCTCTCTGGCCGACCTGCAGGCCCAGGTCACCGGCGACCTTGCCGCGTTCGGTGCGACCCTGCTCCTCGGGGTGCTCGGCGGCGGTGCCCTGCTCGTGGCGATCGTCGTCCTGGCCGACGTCCTCGTCCGCCGCAAGGACCTCGGCCGCCGCCGCGCCCTGGGCGCTACCCGGGCCACGATCATCACCCTGGTCATCGGCCGCACCCTCGCCCCCGCCATACTCGGCGCCGCCCTCGGGGTGGCAGCAGGCCTGGCCCTGGCCGCACGCCTCGGCCCCGACACCATCCCCCCGGCCGACTTCACCACCGCCACCGCCACCCTCGCCCTCATCGCCGCGACCACCGCCGCCATACCCCCCGCCCTCTACGCCGCCACCCGAGACCCCGTCCGCGTCCTCCGTACACCCTGA
- a CDS encoding ABC transporter ATP-binding protein: MLALKGVSFSYARGAEELFGGVSHVFTPGVVTAVTGPSGRGKSTLLYVLGLMLTPTSGRVLVEGEAVSAAPDAVRARVRAHRIGFVFQDAALDPTRTVLDSVIEPALYAGWRLRDARARGSGLLAQMGVSARAGHRPGEISGGQAQRVAVCRALVTDPVVVLADEPTGNLDRDNAAGVLAALSAAAGGRDQAAGNADNGAGSGPDRGTSEGRTVVIATHDPFVLDHADEVLAL; encoded by the coding sequence GTGCTGGCCCTAAAGGGGGTGTCGTTCTCCTACGCGAGGGGTGCTGAAGAGCTGTTTGGAGGGGTGTCCCATGTGTTCACCCCGGGGGTGGTGACGGCGGTGACGGGTCCTTCGGGGCGGGGCAAGTCGACGTTGTTGTACGTGCTGGGGTTGATGTTGACCCCGACCAGCGGGCGGGTGCTGGTGGAGGGTGAGGCGGTCTCTGCCGCGCCGGATGCGGTGCGGGCGCGGGTGCGGGCGCACCGGATCGGGTTCGTGTTCCAGGACGCGGCGTTGGACCCGACCCGGACCGTGCTGGACTCGGTCATCGAGCCTGCGTTGTATGCCGGGTGGCGGCTGCGCGATGCCCGGGCCCGCGGGTCGGGGTTGCTGGCGCAGATGGGGGTCTCGGCGCGGGCGGGTCACCGGCCGGGGGAGATCAGCGGTGGGCAGGCGCAACGGGTCGCGGTGTGCCGTGCTCTGGTGACCGACCCGGTGGTCGTGCTGGCTGATGAGCCGACGGGCAACCTGGACCGGGACAACGCCGCCGGGGTGCTGGCCGCATTGTCCGCAGCCGCTGGCGGACGCGACCAGGCCGCAGGGAACGCTGATAACGGGGCAGGCTCGGGCCCCGACAGGGGGACTTCCGAGGGGCGGACGGTGGTGATCGCCACGCACGACCCGTTCGTGCTGGACCACGCGGATGAGGTGCTGGCGTTGTGA
- a CDS encoding peptidoglycan-binding domain-containing protein, whose translation METGGVVYVVGRTPVRVVQAEEPFWRELSRGARGEDVVALQELLVAGGYLDAEADGDFGQVTEDAVEAWQEEQGLPGSGSVSLGELVAVPQLPATVTVGEAIRVGGQVSGGEDAVLAPTGERDFVLVVTAEQARLIPAEATVEMSFEDQEWTGVIAGSSVDESGSTVFELTAPGGGSVCGEECGLLPGDEQVTVRSEVVVVPRVEGLSVPAAAVRTHADGSAFVVTEDGQVDVVVAGSGQGIAVVEGEGLVEGLRVLVAGDPAQVPGDGGDETGGG comes from the coding sequence GTGGAGACCGGTGGTGTGGTGTACGTGGTGGGGCGGACACCGGTTCGGGTGGTACAGGCGGAGGAACCGTTCTGGCGGGAGCTGTCTCGGGGTGCGCGCGGTGAGGACGTGGTCGCGTTGCAGGAGCTGCTAGTCGCTGGGGGGTACCTGGACGCTGAGGCCGATGGTGACTTCGGTCAGGTGACTGAGGATGCGGTGGAGGCGTGGCAGGAGGAGCAGGGGTTGCCGGGGTCGGGGTCAGTTTCCTTGGGGGAGCTGGTGGCGGTGCCGCAGCTGCCGGCCACGGTCACGGTCGGTGAGGCAATCAGGGTGGGGGGTCAGGTGTCGGGTGGTGAGGACGCGGTGCTGGCGCCGACGGGGGAGCGAGACTTCGTGCTGGTGGTGACCGCGGAGCAGGCCCGGTTGATCCCGGCGGAGGCGACCGTGGAGATGAGTTTCGAAGACCAGGAGTGGACTGGGGTGATCGCGGGGTCGAGCGTGGACGAGTCAGGGTCGACGGTGTTTGAGCTGACCGCGCCGGGCGGTGGGTCGGTGTGCGGAGAGGAGTGTGGGCTCCTGCCGGGGGATGAGCAGGTGACGGTGCGCTCGGAGGTGGTGGTGGTGCCGCGGGTGGAGGGGTTGAGTGTCCCGGCGGCAGCGGTGCGGACCCACGCGGATGGCAGCGCGTTCGTGGTGACCGAGGACGGGCAGGTGGACGTGGTGGTGGCCGGCTCTGGGCAGGGGATCGCGGTCGTCGAAGGTGAGGGGCTCGTGGAGGGGCTGCGGGTGCTGGTGGCCGGGGACCCAGCGCAGGTGCCGGGGGATGGTGGCGATGAGACCGGGGGAGGGTGA
- a CDS encoding ABC transporter permease — protein sequence MSEIQGAAAQGLEGQAPAGGSGGRRLNPSLLLGGGLVAVVVVLALVSYVWTPYVPMRVLPVEAYQTPNAEHWLGTDRYRRDVFTQILVGARTTLYVGFVAVGVAALVGVPLGILAAMSPGWLGQLVMRSNDVLLAFPALLLAIMFAALYGGSTRVAMIAIGIATIPAFARITRSGALGVMKTEYVVAARAAGRSPLGMAVRHVIPNVAGLVIVQASVSFAIAILAEAALAYLGLGTPTGQASWGRMLYEAQTTLRTAPHLALIPGAAIALSVLGFNLFGDGLRDWLDPKLEKR from the coding sequence ATGAGCGAGATCCAGGGCGCGGCCGCGCAAGGGCTCGAGGGGCAGGCCCCTGCCGGCGGCTCGGGCGGGCGCCGGCTCAACCCCTCGCTGCTCCTCGGCGGGGGTCTCGTCGCCGTGGTCGTCGTGCTCGCGCTCGTCTCCTACGTCTGGACGCCGTATGTGCCGATGCGGGTCCTCCCGGTCGAGGCCTACCAGACGCCCAACGCCGAGCACTGGCTCGGCACCGACCGCTACCGCCGCGACGTCTTCACCCAGATCCTCGTCGGGGCACGCACGACCCTGTATGTCGGCTTCGTCGCCGTCGGCGTCGCGGCGCTTGTCGGGGTGCCGCTCGGGATCCTCGCGGCCATGTCGCCCGGCTGGCTCGGCCAGCTCGTGATGCGCTCCAACGACGTGCTGCTGGCCTTTCCCGCGCTGCTGCTGGCGATCATGTTCGCCGCGCTCTACGGCGGGTCGACGCGGGTGGCGATGATCGCCATCGGCATCGCGACGATCCCGGCCTTCGCCCGCATCACCCGCTCCGGCGCGCTCGGGGTGATGAAGACCGAGTATGTCGTCGCCGCCCGGGCCGCGGGACGCTCGCCGCTGGGGATGGCGGTGCGCCACGTCATACCCAACGTGGCGGGGCTCGTCATCGTGCAGGCGTCGGTCTCCTTCGCCATCGCGATCCTCGCCGAGGCGGCGCTGGCCTACCTCGGCCTGGGCACGCCGACCGGCCAGGCGAGCTGGGGGCGGATGCTCTACGAGGCGCAGACCACGTTGCGCACGGCGCCGCACCTGGCGCTCATCCCCGGCGCGGCGATCGCGCTGTCGGTGCTCGGCTTCAACCTCTTCGGCGACGGACTGCGGGACTGGCTGGACCCGAAGCTGGAGAAGAGGTGA
- a CDS encoding ABC transporter permease, whose product MLLRLLHRALVLVASVLAASVLVFGFMRVLPGDPARVALGINASDEAVARLREQFGLDRPLVVQYLDWMRGLVTLDPGIEFVSKAAIGPQIADRLQVTLILVVTAMVLAVLVAVPVGIWMAVRHRHLDGLLMSALSQVGVAIPAFLAGIVLISVFAVRLRWVPSGGWVVPSQDPVGFLQRIVLPSVALAMVQAAVLARYVRSAVLDVLREDYLRTARAKGLRPVQALWRHGLRNAAVPVVTVLGLQLATLLIGAVVIEQVFVIPGLGSLLLDSVADRELLTVQTVVMVLVVATLLINFLVDALYLVIDPRLRTGSR is encoded by the coding sequence ATGCTCCTGCGCCTGCTGCACCGCGCGCTGGTCCTCGTGGCCAGCGTCCTGGCGGCGTCGGTGCTGGTCTTCGGCTTCATGCGGGTGCTGCCGGGTGACCCGGCGCGGGTGGCGCTCGGGATCAATGCCTCGGACGAGGCGGTCGCGCGGCTGCGCGAGCAGTTCGGGCTGGACCGGCCCCTCGTGGTGCAGTACCTCGACTGGATGCGCGGCCTGGTCACCCTCGACCCGGGCATCGAGTTCGTCTCCAAGGCGGCGATCGGCCCGCAGATCGCCGACCGGCTGCAGGTCACCCTCATCCTCGTCGTCACGGCCATGGTCCTGGCCGTGCTCGTCGCCGTCCCGGTCGGCATCTGGATGGCGGTGCGCCACCGCCACCTCGACGGGCTCCTCATGTCGGCGCTGTCCCAGGTCGGCGTCGCGATCCCGGCCTTCCTCGCCGGCATCGTGCTCATCTCGGTCTTCGCGGTGCGGCTGCGCTGGGTGCCGAGCGGCGGCTGGGTCGTGCCGTCGCAGGACCCGGTGGGCTTCCTGCAGCGGATCGTCCTCCCGTCGGTCGCGCTCGCGATGGTGCAGGCGGCGGTGCTGGCGCGGTATGTCCGCTCCGCCGTCCTCGACGTGCTCCGCGAGGACTACCTTCGCACCGCCCGGGCCAAGGGGCTGCGCCCGGTGCAGGCGCTGTGGCGGCACGGTCTGCGCAACGCCGCGGTGCCGGTGGTCACCGTGCTCGGCCTGCAGCTCGCGACCCTGCTCATCGGCGCGGTTGTGATCGAGCAGGTCTTCGTCATCCCGGGCCTGGGGTCGCTGCTGCTGGACTCGGTCGCCGACCGCGAGCTCCTCACCGTGCAGACCGTCGTCATGGTCCTCGTGGTGGCCACGCTGCTCATCAACTTCCTCGTCGACGCGCTCTACCTCGTCATCGACCCACGGCTGCGGACGGGGTCGCGATGA
- a CDS encoding ABC transporter substrate-binding protein has protein sequence MTTSTKTRSLIAALAATALLAGCNAGAGTSSDTGSQEEGESAGSGDGGDDTAAAPEPGGSDETVRIGLVAEPASLDFTTNGGAAIPQVMMDNVYETLVQIDGESAEIVPGLATEWEVSEDRLTYTFTLEEGVTFSDGSEFTAEDAKFSIERVSSDAWTNGLKAKFDVVESVEAVDDTTLEVTLTRPSNQFLYNLTTLVGAMFDTEGVDNLAEEAIGTGPYVFENWDRGSQITLERNPDYHGDAPYFASVEMRYFDDANALNNAMLTDSIDVVSTVQAPESLAEFEGGDFQIVEGTTNGEVVLSMNQEEGNPLADVELRRAVRHAIDHQALMDTCWAGRGELIGSMVPVTDPWYEDRTGDYPFDLEEAQRLISEAGAEGTELRLRIPSLPYAVSCGTVVESMLEDAGLEVTIDELEFPAAWLETVFTNKDYDMSIVSHVEGRDMSAVFGNPDYYTTYGTEEVQTLFEEADAGTEEEQTEKLQEAAALISEEAAADFLFLLPNLMVADPDITGLPTNALRESFDLGDLARE, from the coding sequence ATGACGACGTCGACGAAGACTCGCTCGCTCATCGCCGCGCTGGCCGCGACCGCACTGCTCGCCGGCTGCAACGCCGGGGCCGGCACCAGCTCGGACACCGGGTCGCAGGAGGAGGGGGAGTCCGCCGGCTCCGGTGACGGCGGCGACGACACCGCCGCGGCCCCGGAGCCCGGTGGCTCGGACGAGACGGTCCGCATCGGCCTCGTCGCCGAGCCGGCCAGCCTCGACTTCACCACGAATGGAGGGGCGGCGATCCCTCAGGTCATGATGGACAACGTCTACGAGACCCTGGTGCAGATCGACGGGGAGAGCGCGGAGATCGTGCCGGGACTCGCCACGGAGTGGGAGGTCAGCGAGGACCGGCTGACCTACACCTTCACGCTCGAGGAGGGCGTCACCTTCTCCGACGGCAGCGAGTTCACCGCCGAGGACGCGAAGTTCTCGATCGAGCGGGTCTCCTCCGACGCCTGGACCAACGGGCTCAAGGCCAAGTTCGACGTCGTGGAGTCGGTCGAGGCGGTCGACGACACCACGCTGGAGGTCACGCTCACCCGCCCCAGCAACCAGTTCCTCTACAACCTGACGACCCTCGTCGGGGCGATGTTCGACACCGAGGGGGTCGACAACCTCGCCGAGGAGGCGATCGGCACCGGCCCCTACGTCTTCGAGAACTGGGACCGCGGCTCGCAGATCACGCTGGAGCGCAACCCCGACTACCACGGCGATGCGCCCTACTTCGCCTCCGTCGAGATGCGCTATTTCGACGACGCCAACGCGCTCAACAACGCGATGCTCACCGACTCCATCGACGTCGTCTCGACGGTGCAGGCCCCGGAGTCGCTGGCCGAGTTCGAGGGCGGCGACTTCCAGATCGTCGAGGGGACCACCAACGGCGAGGTCGTGCTGTCGATGAACCAGGAGGAGGGCAACCCGCTGGCCGACGTCGAGCTGCGGCGGGCGGTCCGGCACGCCATCGACCACCAGGCCCTCATGGACACCTGCTGGGCCGGACGCGGCGAGCTGATCGGCTCAATGGTCCCGGTCACCGACCCGTGGTACGAGGACCGCACCGGCGACTACCCCTTCGACCTCGAGGAGGCGCAGCGGCTCATCTCCGAGGCCGGCGCCGAGGGCACCGAGCTGCGGCTGCGCATACCGTCGCTGCCGTATGCCGTCTCCTGCGGCACGGTCGTCGAGTCCATGCTCGAGGACGCCGGGCTGGAGGTGACCATCGACGAGCTGGAGTTCCCCGCGGCCTGGCTGGAGACCGTTTTCACCAACAAGGACTACGACATGTCGATCGTGTCGCACGTCGAGGGGCGTGACATGTCTGCCGTGTTCGGCAACCCGGACTACTACACGACCTACGGCACGGAGGAGGTCCAGACCCTCTTCGAGGAGGCTGACGCCGGCACCGAGGAGGAGCAGACCGAGAAGCTGCAGGAGGCCGCGGCGCTCATCAGCGAGGAGGCCGCCGCCGACTTCCTCTTCCTGCTGCCCAACCTCATGGTCGCCGACCCGGACATCACCGGGCTGCCGACCAACGCCCTCCGGGAGTCCTTCGACCTGGGCGACCTCGCGCGGGAGTGA